One window from the genome of Actinoplanes teichomyceticus ATCC 31121 encodes:
- a CDS encoding aldo/keto reductase, with protein MRMRPLGRTGIQVSPYCLGTMMFAPFGNPDPDDCARIIHRALDAGINFIDTADVYGGEGETERIVGTALKGRRDDVVLATKFNGAMGADANRRGNSRRWIVTALEDSLRRLGVDHIDLYQVHHPEPGTDIEETLAALTDLMRAGKIRAIGHSSMPAAEIVEAQWTSERRGLARFRTEQPTYSILNRGIERDVLPVCERYGMGVLTWSPLASGLLTGRFRAGREQPSAGRMHWVPNHMTDPRNHEAVERLVPIAEDAGLSLTHLAVAFVISHPAVTSAIIGPRTMAHLDDLLAGAGATLDDDTLDRIDEVVAPGVDPGTLDIAYTPPALTQTGLRRRPADDRAAV; from the coding sequence ATGCGCATGCGCCCCCTCGGCCGCACCGGCATCCAGGTCAGCCCCTACTGCCTGGGCACCATGATGTTCGCCCCGTTCGGCAACCCCGATCCCGACGACTGCGCCAGGATCATCCACCGGGCCCTCGACGCCGGTATCAACTTCATCGACACCGCCGACGTCTACGGCGGCGAGGGCGAGACCGAACGCATCGTCGGCACAGCCCTCAAAGGCCGCCGCGACGACGTCGTGCTCGCCACCAAGTTCAACGGCGCCATGGGCGCCGATGCGAACCGGCGCGGCAACTCCCGCCGCTGGATCGTCACCGCGCTGGAGGACTCCCTGCGGCGCCTCGGCGTCGACCACATCGACCTCTACCAGGTCCATCACCCGGAACCCGGCACCGACATCGAGGAGACCCTCGCCGCCCTGACCGACCTGATGCGGGCCGGCAAGATCCGCGCAATCGGCCACTCCAGCATGCCGGCCGCCGAGATCGTGGAAGCCCAATGGACCTCCGAACGCCGGGGGCTGGCACGGTTCCGCACCGAACAGCCCACCTACTCGATCCTCAACCGCGGCATCGAACGTGACGTGCTGCCCGTCTGCGAACGCTACGGGATGGGCGTACTGACCTGGAGCCCTCTGGCGTCGGGCCTGCTCACCGGCCGCTTCCGTGCCGGCCGCGAACAGCCTTCGGCCGGGCGGATGCACTGGGTGCCCAACCACATGACCGACCCCCGCAACCACGAGGCCGTCGAACGACTCGTCCCGATCGCCGAGGACGCCGGCCTGTCCCTCACCCACCTGGCCGTGGCCTTCGTCATCAGCCACCCCGCCGTCACCTCGGCGATCATCGGCCCGCGCACCATGGCCCACCTCGACGACCTGCTCGCCGGCGCCGGCGCCACCCTCGACGACGACACCCTCGACCGCATCGACGAGGTCGTCGCACCCGGCGTCGACCCGGGCACCCTCGACATCGCGTACACCCCACCCGCCCTCACCCAGACCGGCCTGCGCCGCCGCCCCGCTGACGACCGCGCCGCGGTGTGA
- a CDS encoding alpha/beta fold hydrolase: protein MPHTHQRFVSSGPLRLWTERIGDPAHPPLLLIMGASAQGITCPDPLIARLVARGVQVIRFDHRDTGRSSTVDFDTHPYAIADLAADCLAVLDGYGLAAAHVAGFSMGGMIAQWLAVHASARVRSLTVLTSTLMGHRSGPARAGQPPAPGDLPPPEPAFLAHLAAGMPPGVESDVALFRLFNGPVRPFDEAAARAMLERAWSRATDPAAAANHHRAGHTFAPDRLAPLSSITAPTTIVHGDHDPVFPLAHGEALAAAIPGARLHVVPGMGHVLFSPGLAEQVADLIRL, encoded by the coding sequence ATGCCGCACACGCACCAGCGCTTCGTGTCCTCCGGCCCGCTGCGGCTGTGGACCGAACGAATCGGCGACCCCGCCCACCCGCCCCTGCTGCTGATCATGGGTGCGTCCGCGCAGGGCATCACCTGTCCGGACCCGCTGATCGCCCGGCTCGTCGCCCGCGGCGTCCAGGTGATCCGCTTCGACCACCGGGACACCGGCCGATCGAGCACCGTCGACTTCGACACCCATCCGTACGCGATCGCCGACCTGGCCGCCGACTGCCTGGCCGTGCTGGACGGCTACGGGCTAGCCGCCGCGCACGTGGCCGGCTTCTCCATGGGCGGCATGATCGCGCAGTGGCTGGCCGTGCACGCGAGCGCCCGGGTGCGCTCGCTGACCGTGCTGACCAGCACCCTCATGGGCCACCGCTCCGGACCCGCGCGCGCCGGACAGCCGCCCGCCCCCGGCGACCTGCCACCGCCGGAGCCCGCCTTCCTCGCCCATCTGGCCGCCGGCATGCCGCCGGGCGTGGAGTCCGACGTGGCACTGTTCCGCCTCTTCAACGGACCGGTCCGCCCGTTCGACGAGGCCGCCGCCCGCGCGATGCTGGAACGGGCATGGTCGCGGGCCACCGATCCGGCCGCGGCCGCCAACCACCACCGGGCCGGCCACACCTTCGCCCCGGACCGGCTCGCCCCGCTGTCGTCGATCACCGCCCCGACCACGATCGTGCACGGCGACCACGACCCGGTCTTCCCGCTCGCTCACGGCGAGGCCCTGGCCGCCGCCATCCCCGGCGCGCGCCTGCACGTCGTACCCGGAATGGGGCACGTCTTATTCTCCCCCGGGCTTGCCGAGCAGGTCGCCGACCTGATCCGGCTGTGA
- a CDS encoding DMT family transporter translates to MAWTVLVVSGLLEAAWAIALDRSAGFSRPLPTVIFGVALTLSMLGLGYSLRTIPVGTGYAVWVGIGAVGTAVVGMVALGENASLLRILCLLLVVGGVVGLKYAH, encoded by the coding sequence ATGGCCTGGACCGTGCTCGTCGTCTCCGGTCTGCTCGAGGCGGCCTGGGCGATCGCCCTGGATCGCAGCGCCGGTTTCTCCCGCCCCCTCCCCACGGTGATCTTCGGGGTGGCGTTGACGCTGAGCATGCTGGGTCTGGGGTATTCGTTGCGGACGATCCCGGTCGGCACCGGCTATGCGGTGTGGGTCGGCATCGGCGCGGTCGGCACCGCGGTGGTGGGGATGGTCGCGCTCGGCGAGAACGCCTCGCTGCTGCGGATTCTGTGTTTGCTGCTGGTGGTGGGCGGCGTGGTGGGATTGAAGTACGCCCACTGA
- a CDS encoding lysophospholipid acyltransferase family protein produces MSTSTTWRPPLLWRLLLALSPWVVLPICRLRVIGQVPAELRTGPIILAANHVSPVDPLIMVAACHRAGLAPRIMITGGLFDAPIVGAALRACGHIRVDRGTARVADALPAAAQALKDGAAVLLYPEGRIGLDPWMWPERGKTGVARMAAMSGAPVLPVAQWGAHAVLPYEAPKNIGRALLRALLRRPVVKVGFGVPVDLTAVTGTPGAQAMRATRLIMDGIDAALAPLRADEMRTPKYVDRSRPADMSRVRPRP; encoded by the coding sequence ATGAGTACGTCTACTACCTGGCGGCCGCCGCTGCTGTGGCGGCTGCTGCTCGCCCTCTCCCCCTGGGTGGTTCTCCCGATCTGCCGGCTGCGGGTGATCGGCCAGGTGCCGGCCGAGCTGCGTACCGGGCCGATCATCCTGGCCGCCAACCACGTCAGCCCGGTCGACCCGCTGATCATGGTCGCTGCCTGCCACCGGGCCGGCCTCGCTCCCCGCATCATGATCACCGGCGGGCTGTTCGACGCCCCGATCGTCGGCGCCGCCCTGCGCGCCTGCGGACACATCCGCGTCGACCGCGGCACCGCCCGGGTCGCCGACGCCCTCCCGGCCGCCGCCCAGGCGCTCAAGGACGGCGCCGCCGTCCTGCTCTACCCCGAGGGCCGCATCGGCCTCGACCCCTGGATGTGGCCGGAACGCGGAAAGACCGGCGTCGCCCGGATGGCCGCCATGTCCGGCGCGCCGGTCCTGCCGGTCGCGCAGTGGGGAGCGCACGCCGTGCTGCCCTACGAGGCTCCGAAGAACATCGGCCGCGCCCTGCTGCGCGCGCTGCTGCGCCGCCCGGTGGTCAAGGTCGGCTTCGGCGTCCCGGTCGACCTGACCGCGGTCACCGGGACACCCGGCGCCCAGGCGATGCGCGCCACCCGGCTGATCATGGACGGGATCGACGCGGCGCTCGCGCCGCTGCGCGCCGACGAGATGCGGACCCCCAAGTACGTCGACAGGTCCCGGCCCGCCGACATGTCCAGGGTCCGCCCCCGCCCCTGA
- a CDS encoding serine hydrolase domain-containing protein, with the protein MRIRRITAVLALTALSLVVAAPATAATPARATPAGHGDLRRDLGAIVDAGATAALAEVADRSGTRRAAAGVAQLGRPAPAPTGGRFRIGSVSKTFLATVILQLEAERRLRLDDTVQRWLPGVVPGGDRITLRQLLNHTSGLYDYTDALDLSPQGWLAQRFRSWEPAELVALATAQPPLFAPGTDWSYSNTNYVLLGMVVETVTGNDHAAEIQRRIIGPLGLRQTESPGEKASITGPHAHGYLPVGPQGAQKPVDVTRMNPSVADAAGDMISSTADLNTFFAALLGGRLLPPAQLAAMTTMVPGHDYGLGLERTPLSCGVTLYGHGGGIFGYATGSFHTRDGSRRLSLSINPYQGDFDPALETLIDRVFCPAG; encoded by the coding sequence GTGCGTATCCGACGGATCACCGCCGTGCTGGCGCTCACCGCCCTGTCCCTGGTGGTGGCCGCCCCGGCCACCGCCGCGACGCCGGCCCGCGCCACCCCGGCCGGGCACGGCGACCTGCGCCGCGACCTCGGCGCGATCGTGGACGCCGGGGCGACCGCCGCGCTGGCCGAGGTCGCCGATCGGTCCGGCACCCGGCGCGCCGCCGCCGGCGTCGCACAGCTGGGCCGGCCGGCGCCCGCGCCGACCGGCGGGCGGTTCCGGATCGGCAGTGTCAGCAAGACCTTCCTGGCCACGGTGATCTTGCAGCTGGAGGCGGAACGGCGGCTGCGTCTGGACGACACGGTGCAGCGCTGGCTGCCCGGCGTGGTTCCCGGCGGGGACCGGATCACGCTGCGGCAGCTGCTGAACCACACCAGCGGCCTGTACGACTACACCGACGCCCTGGACCTGTCGCCGCAGGGCTGGCTGGCGCAGCGCTTCCGCTCCTGGGAGCCGGCGGAGCTGGTGGCGCTGGCGACCGCTCAGCCACCGCTGTTCGCCCCGGGAACCGACTGGTCGTACTCGAACACCAACTACGTGCTGCTCGGCATGGTCGTCGAGACGGTGACCGGCAACGACCACGCCGCCGAGATCCAGCGCCGGATCATCGGGCCGCTGGGCCTGCGGCAGACCGAGTCGCCCGGCGAGAAGGCGTCGATCACCGGTCCGCACGCGCACGGCTACCTGCCGGTCGGGCCGCAGGGCGCGCAGAAACCGGTCGACGTGACCCGGATGAACCCCAGTGTCGCCGACGCGGCCGGCGACATGATCTCCAGCACCGCGGACCTGAACACCTTCTTCGCCGCGCTGCTGGGTGGCCGGTTGCTGCCGCCCGCCCAGCTGGCCGCGATGACCACCATGGTGCCGGGCCACGACTACGGCCTCGGCCTGGAGCGCACCCCGCTGTCGTGCGGGGTGACCCTCTACGGCCACGGCGGCGGAATCTTCGGGTACGCCACCGGCAGCTTCCACACCCGCGACGGCAGCCGCCGGCTGAGCCTGTCGATCAACCCGTACCAGGGCGACTTCGACCCGGCCCTCGAGACGCTGATCGACCGGGTGTTCTGCCCGGCCGGCTGA
- a CDS encoding ATP-binding protein: MGSKRLPLRLIGDSGTGTSHLLITLGTEAAMAGHRVRYVLATELVDELVQAAAEKMPATTSCRPFAHR, from the coding sequence ATGGGGTCAAAGCGATTGCCGCTCCGCCTGATCGGTGACTCCGGCACCGGCACGTCGCACCTGCTCATCACGCTGGGCACCGAAGCCGCGATGGCCGGCCACCGAGTCCGCTACGTCCTGGCCACCGAACTCGTCGACGAGCTTGTCCAAGCCGCCGCTGAGAAGATGCCGGCCACGACGTCGTGTCGACCCTTTGCACATCGGTGA
- a CDS encoding MerR family transcriptional regulator → MGNPRRWRVGELARATRVTVRALHHYDRLGLLVPSARTAGGHRCYTGDDVRRLHVILALRGFGLSLAQIRDTLGTATGDPVGLLRRQLAEVDERIRRGTRLRGRLLGVLGALEGMTEPSTSEFLRLIEEMVTMDQPLTPEQLAAMQRARAEFAASLPPEELAERGRRRAAALAAMTPEQVEAMQAQRARYLPQPG, encoded by the coding sequence GTGGGCAACCCGCGTCGGTGGCGCGTCGGGGAGCTGGCACGCGCGACGCGGGTGACGGTCCGGGCGCTGCATCACTACGACCGGCTCGGCCTGCTCGTGCCGTCGGCCCGCACCGCGGGCGGCCACCGCTGCTACACCGGCGACGACGTGCGCAGACTGCACGTCATCCTGGCGTTGCGCGGGTTCGGGCTGAGCCTGGCGCAGATCCGCGACACGCTCGGCACGGCGACCGGCGACCCGGTGGGGTTGCTGCGCCGCCAACTGGCCGAGGTGGACGAGCGGATCCGGCGCGGGACACGCCTGCGGGGACGCCTGCTCGGGGTGCTCGGCGCGCTCGAAGGCATGACCGAGCCGTCGACGTCGGAATTCCTGCGATTGATCGAGGAGATGGTCACGATGGACCAGCCACTCACCCCGGAACAGCTCGCCGCGATGCAGCGCGCCCGGGCGGAGTTCGCCGCGTCGCTGCCCCCGGAGGAGCTGGCCGAGCGGGGACGGCGGCGGGCCGCGGCCCTGGCGGCGATGACGCCGGAGCAGGTCGAGGCCATGCAGGCGCAGCGCGCCCGCTACCTGCCGCAGCCCGGCTGA